GGTTCGGCACCGGCCCGCTCCCCCACCCGACCTCCCAACGATAGTACCCTATGGGAGGTCCGGTGGGGGAGAGGGCCGGTGCCGAGCGATCCGAAACGATAGTTTCGGATCAGACACTAAGCCCCTTCAGGCGCGGCGGGCTTGCCCTGCCGCGCCACGCGCACCCATTCGAGCGCCACGAACAGCACCGCCACCAGCCCGGCCGCCGCCGTCCAGCGGAACACCGTGGCATAGCCATAGAGGTCGAACGCCTCGCCCGCGATGCCCCGCCCGAGCGACCCGATCAGGAACGTGAGCGACGAGAGCAGCGCATATTGCACGGCGGTGTAACTGCGGCTGACGATCCCCGACATATAGGCCACGAACGCCGCCCCGGCGATCCCGGTCGAGACATTCTCGAAACTGATCGCCACGAGCAGCCGGATCATCCGGTCGTCAAACCCGAACAGCCCGAACAGCGCATGGAGCCCCACCCCATGCCCGAAGGCGTCGATCAGCGGCGCCCCGTCGGCAAGATCGGCATAGACGAAATTGCCCAGAATCGGCAGCAGCGCGCCCACCAGAATGGTCGGCATGCGCCCGATCCGCACGAACAGAAAGCCGCCCAGCCCGATCCCCGCAATCGTCATCACGATCCCGAACAGCTTCGAGGCAAAAGCCACCTCGTCCTTGGAATAGTGCAGGAATTCCAGATAGAACGGAAAGGCGAAGCTGCCCCAGATATTGTAGCACAGGGGATAGGTGAGGATCATCCCGATCACCACCAGCACCCCCCAGCCCAGCCGCGCGACGAGTTCGGCCAGCGGGGCGACGAGGGCCACGTACAAATGGTTCATCGCGCTGCGCAGCGGGCCATGGGCGCTGTCTTCCTGTGTCAGCACGCCCACCTGCCTGCGCCGCGCCAGATTGGCGAGCGCGGCCACCAACAAGGGCACGGCCACTGTCGCCAGCACGATGAACGGCCCGGTCTCGCGCGTGAAGACGGCCACCGACGGATGTTTTTCCCCCGGCCCGAGCGGGCTGAGCATGCGGGCCATGAACGTCAGGATCGTGCCGATGGCCCAGGCCCAGCTCGCCCCGACAACCGCCAGCGCCGCCCCGCGCGTGGCCGGGGCCAGTTCGCCCGGCGCGCCCAGCGTGGCATGGAGCGCGCCCTGTTCGGGGCGCGGGGTATCGGGCGCGCGCAGCGTGACCAGCACGACCAGCCCGATCAGCGCGGCCATCAGCACATAGACCATCGGCCAGCTCATCCGCCCGGCCAGAACCAGCGCCAGCGCGCCCCCGACGATCGACGCGATGCGATAACCGAACTGGTAGATCGAGGAGAGCAGCTCGACGCTCGCCTCCTCGTCGGCCACGTCGATGCGCCAGGCATCAATCGCCACGTCCTGCGTGGCCGAAGCCAACGCGCCCAGGAACGCGAACAGCGCAAACGTGCCGATGGACCGCACCGGATCGGTCGCCGCCAGCCCCGCAAAGGCCAGCACCAGCGCGACCTGACACAGCACGATCCAGCTCTTGCGCCGCCCGAGCCCTTCCAGCCCCGGCAGCGCCAGCCGGTCCACCAGCGGCGACCACAGGAACTTGAACGAATAGGACAGCCCGATCCACGACAGCACGCCGATCGTCGCCAGATCGATCTTCACTTCGCCCAGCCAGGCGTTGAGCGTGCCGATCAGCAGGGCATAGGGCAGCCCCGAGGAAAAGCCGAAACCGAGCATCGTGGCCGACTTGCGCGTTTGCAGCGCCAGCTTGAACAGGCGCCAGCCCTTGGGACGGGGCGCCGGGGTCGATGCCATGGTGGGGTTTCTCCTCAAGATTGATCGAATACCCTAGAAACCCTTTGCCCCCATGCCTAGGCCGTTCTTTGACGCAGCAGCGGCAATCGGGTATGGGCCAGCGATGACACTTCCCCCAAAAGGCAGGAGCGGCCGCCCGGGACGGCCCGCCGCATCCGACAAAGCCAGATCAAACAGGGCCACAAGCCCCCGCCGCCCCGATGACAAATCCGCGCCCCGCACTGCCGAGGAGCGCAAGGGCGCGCCCATCAAGGGCAAGTTGAGCCCCCGTCCGGCCTCGCGCACTGCCGATGGCGAACGCCCGGCCCGCGATGACCGTGCGCCCCGTGGCGACCGCTTTGCCGACCGTCGCGACGAACGCGCGCCCCGTGGCGACCGTTTCGCCGACCGCCGCGATGAACGCGCGCCCCGTGGTGACCGCTTCGCCGACCGCCGCGATGAACGCGCGCCCCGTGGTGACCGCTTCGCCGACCGCCGTGATGAACGCGCACCCCGTGGTGACCGCTTCGCCGACCGCCGCGACGAACGCGCACCCCGTGGTGACCGCTTCGCCGACCGTCGCGACGAGCGCGGCCCCCGCACCGAACGCCCGGCCCGCGATGAGCGCGATGGCAAGCCCTTTGCCAAAAAGCCTTTCGCCGGGAAGCCCTATGAAGGACGCGGCAAGCCCGGTCCGCGCACGGAAAACACCGCGCCGGACGAACGCCCGCGCCGTGGCCCCCTGCGCGCCGATGGCCGCCCGAGCGGGTCCGCCTCGGTTCAGGCCCTCAGCCGCCCGGTGGCCAAGCCCTATGCCAAACCCTTCGGCAAGAGCGCGCCCAAGGTTCCGGCCCAGCCGCGCGACGACAGCGCCGATGCCGGTGAACGCGAAGGCGAACGCATCGCCAAGCTGCTCGCCCGCGCCGGGGTCGCCTCGCGCCGCGAGGTCGAGCGCCTGATCGCCGAGGGCCGCGTGCGCCTCGACGGCGTGCTGATCGAGACCCCCGCCACGATCCTGAAGAACCTCAGGGGCGTGAGCGTCGATGGCAAGCTGATCGCGGCGGCCGCGCCCACGCGCATCTTCCGCTTCCACAAGCCCGCCGGCCTGATCACCGCCGAGCGCGATCCCGCCGGTCGCCCGACGATCTACAACGCCCTGCGCAATGCCCTGCCCGGCGATACGCCGCGCGTGATGCCCGTGGGCCGTCTCGACCTCAACACCGAGGGCCTGTTGCTGCTCACCAACGATGGCGAGTTGAAGCGCGCACTCGAACTGCCCGCCACCGGCATCCCGCGCACCTATCGCGCGCGCACCTTTGGCGACATCTCGCAAGGCCAGCTCGAAGACCTGATCGAAGGGATCGAGATCGACGGCGTGCGCTATGGCAATATCGACGCCAACATGGAGCGCCGCACCGGGCGCAACCAGTGGATCGAAATGACGCTGACTGAAGGCAAGAACCGCGAAGTCCGGCGCGTGCTCGAACATCTGGGGCTTCAGGTCTCGCGCCTGCTGCGCACGGCCTATGGCCCGTTCGAGCTGGCCGACCTGCCACGCGGCGGGGCCGAGGAAGTGCCGCAGGTTCTGGTCGAGCGCTTCCGCAAGTCGCTCGCCAGCCTGCCCGCACCCAAAAAGCCGACAACCGAGGGCTGATCCCCATGCGCATCATTTCGGGCCAGTGGCGCGGGCGCAAGCTCGTCGCCCCTGCTGGCGAAACCACCCGCCCCACCGCCGACCGCACGCGCGAGACGCTGTTCTCGATGCTGACCAGCCGCCTCGGCTCGTTCGAGGATCTCAAGGTCGCCGACCTGTTCGCAGGGTCGGGCGCGCTCGGCCTCGAAGCGCTCTCGCGCGGGGCCGGCCATTGCCTGTTCGTCGAGCAGGACCCGGCGGCAATCCGCGCGATCCGCGCCAACCTTGCCGCCCTGCGCGTGCAAGGGAACACCGATGTGCGCGCCTCCTCGGTGCTCTCGCTCGGCCCGGTCAAGGAGCCGCTCGACCTCATCATGCTCGATCCGCCCTACGGGACGGGCGCGGGCGCGGTGGCGGTCGACAAGCTGGTGCGGCTCGGCTGGATCGGCGAAGGCACGTGGATCAGCCTGGAAACGGGCCTCGACGAAGTGCCTCAGGTGAAAACCTGCGAAATCGAGAGCGAACGCAAGGTCGGCAAGGCCTGCCTCACGCTGATGCGCCTGAAGGCCTGACCTGTCGAAAGAGGCCCCGCCTTGCGCGGGGTCTCCTCCTCAGGCCTCGCACCGGGGCGCAAACACCACGCCTGCCAGCGTGATCGCCCCCGCCACGGTCAGGAACAGCCCGACCATCGCCGTGCCGCCCGCCATCGCCAGCGCCTGCGCGGCAAAGGGCGCCAGAGCCCCGCCGATGATCCCCCCGACATTGAAGGCAATCGAAATCCCGGTATAGCGCACCGGCACGGCATAGAGCGTGGGCAACCAGGCCCCGAGCGGCCCATAGACCAGCCCCATCACGAACAGCGTGAGCGCCAGCGTGGCAAAAACCACCGGCAGATGGCCCGAACCCAGACCCAGCCCGAACACCAGCCCGACCAGCGCCGTCCCCGCCGCGCCCACGCGCAAGACAGAGGCCGCCCCGCGCTTGTCGGCCCACCAGCCCGCCAGGGCGATACCGCCTGCGAGGAAGAAATTGGCCACGAGCTGCACGCCAAGGAACGTCTGCTTGGCATAGCCCAGTTTCGTCGTGGCAAACGAAAGCGCAAAGGTCGTCGCCAGATAGAAGATCGCAAAGCAGGCGATCACCCCGGCAATCCCGGCCAGAACCGCGCCGGGATGATCGGCCATCAGCCGCCCGACCGGCACCTTGGGCGGCGGGGCGTCGTTCTTTGCCTGCTCGAAAGCGGCGGTTTCCCCGATCTTGAGCCGCACCCACAGGCCAAGCCCGACCAGCAGCGCGCTCGCCAGAAACGGCACGCGCCAGCCCCAGCTCGCAAAGGCCGCCTCGGGCAAAGTCACCCCCAGGATCAGGAACAGCCCGTTGGCACACAGGAACCCGAGCGGCGCCCCCAGTTGCGGCGCGGAACCAAAGCGCGCTTCCCAGCCCTTGGGCGCGTTCTCGACCGCCAGCAGCGAGGCCCCGCCCCATTCGCCGCCAAGGCCAAAGCCCTGCCCGAACCGGAGCAGGCACAGCAGGAACGGCGCCACCGGCCCGGCCATCGCATAAGTCGGCAGGAACGCGATCAGCACCGTCGATCCGCCCATCAGCATCAGCGAGGCCACCAGCGTCGACTTGCGCCCGACTCTGTCGCCAAAATGGCCGAAAGCCACCGCCCCCACGGGCCGCGCCACGAAAGCAAGGCCGAAGGTCATGAACGAGAGCAGCACTTGCGCCGAAGGCGACTGCGCCGGGAAGAACAGGGGCCCGATCACCAGCGCGGCCGCGGTGGCGTAGATATAGAAATCGTAGAACTCCACCGCCGTGCCCACGAGGCTGGCGGTCAGGATACGGGCATGCTGGCGATAAGGGGAAACACGGTTCGAATGCATCGACGGGGCCTTCCCGGCCCCCGCTGCCTTGTCAA
The genomic region above belongs to Novosphingobium sp. IK01 and contains:
- a CDS encoding MFS transporter, with protein sequence MHSNRVSPYRQHARILTASLVGTAVEFYDFYIYATAAALVIGPLFFPAQSPSAQVLLSFMTFGLAFVARPVGAVAFGHFGDRVGRKSTLVASLMLMGGSTVLIAFLPTYAMAGPVAPFLLCLLRFGQGFGLGGEWGGASLLAVENAPKGWEARFGSAPQLGAPLGFLCANGLFLILGVTLPEAAFASWGWRVPFLASALLVGLGLWVRLKIGETAAFEQAKNDAPPPKVPVGRLMADHPGAVLAGIAGVIACFAIFYLATTFALSFATTKLGYAKQTFLGVQLVANFFLAGGIALAGWWADKRGAASVLRVGAAGTALVGLVFGLGLGSGHLPVVFATLALTLFVMGLVYGPLGAWLPTLYAVPVRYTGISIAFNVGGIIGGALAPFAAQALAMAGGTAMVGLFLTVAGAITLAGVVFAPRCEA
- the rsmD gene encoding 16S rRNA (guanine(966)-N(2))-methyltransferase RsmD, with the translated sequence MRIISGQWRGRKLVAPAGETTRPTADRTRETLFSMLTSRLGSFEDLKVADLFAGSGALGLEALSRGAGHCLFVEQDPAAIRAIRANLAALRVQGNTDVRASSVLSLGPVKEPLDLIMLDPPYGTGAGAVAVDKLVRLGWIGEGTWISLETGLDEVPQVKTCEIESERKVGKACLTLMRLKA
- a CDS encoding AmpG family muropeptide MFS transporter, with product MASTPAPRPKGWRLFKLALQTRKSATMLGFGFSSGLPYALLIGTLNAWLGEVKIDLATIGVLSWIGLSYSFKFLWSPLVDRLALPGLEGLGRRKSWIVLCQVALVLAFAGLAATDPVRSIGTFALFAFLGALASATQDVAIDAWRIDVADEEASVELLSSIYQFGYRIASIVGGALALVLAGRMSWPMVYVLMAALIGLVVLVTLRAPDTPRPEQGALHATLGAPGELAPATRGAALAVVGASWAWAIGTILTFMARMLSPLGPGEKHPSVAVFTRETGPFIVLATVAVPLLVAALANLARRRQVGVLTQEDSAHGPLRSAMNHLYVALVAPLAELVARLGWGVLVVIGMILTYPLCYNIWGSFAFPFYLEFLHYSKDEVAFASKLFGIVMTIAGIGLGGFLFVRIGRMPTILVGALLPILGNFVYADLADGAPLIDAFGHGVGLHALFGLFGFDDRMIRLLVAISFENVSTGIAGAAFVAYMSGIVSRSYTAVQYALLSSLTFLIGSLGRGIAGEAFDLYGYATVFRWTAAAGLVAVLFVALEWVRVARQGKPAAPEGA
- a CDS encoding pseudouridine synthase; protein product: MSPRPASRTADGERPARDDRAPRGDRFADRRDERAPRGDRFADRRDERAPRGDRFADRRDERAPRGDRFADRRDERAPRGDRFADRRDERAPRGDRFADRRDERGPRTERPARDERDGKPFAKKPFAGKPYEGRGKPGPRTENTAPDERPRRGPLRADGRPSGSASVQALSRPVAKPYAKPFGKSAPKVPAQPRDDSADAGEREGERIAKLLARAGVASRREVERLIAEGRVRLDGVLIETPATILKNLRGVSVDGKLIAAAAPTRIFRFHKPAGLITAERDPAGRPTIYNALRNALPGDTPRVMPVGRLDLNTEGLLLLTNDGELKRALELPATGIPRTYRARTFGDISQGQLEDLIEGIEIDGVRYGNIDANMERRTGRNQWIEMTLTEGKNREVRRVLEHLGLQVSRLLRTAYGPFELADLPRGGAEEVPQVLVERFRKSLASLPAPKKPTTEG